The genomic segment GACGGTCATCTGCCAGTGCCGCGGGTACCCGTTCCACTCGATGCGCCTGCCCGAGGTGTCCACGGCGAACCAGCCGGGGTGCTCGCGTTGCGCGAAGTTGTAGCCGATCCCGGACGGCAGGTACGGCGCGTCCTTGTCCCCTTCGACCGCGCCGGGGTAGTTGCGGGTGCTCGACAGGTCCTTGTAGACGAACACCGAAAGCTGCGGGTTCAGCTCGTGCAGCCGTTTCATGGCCGCGGTCTCGGTGGCGTTGAGCACCACCACCTTGTACCGCTTCGCCGCGGTCTCCAGTTCGGCGTCGGTGGGGCGATCGCCGATGGCGTACCACCACGCGCAGGGCGGCGCCGGTTCGGGCGAGGGTGCCGCCGCCCGCGACGCGGGTGCGCTCGTGGTGGACGACGGCGGCGGACTCGTGGGCAGGCCGGGAGCCGCCGCCGGGAGCGGCGTCGGGTCCGGGGTGTCGAGCACGTCGTGGCCGGCCCAGCCGAACAGGACGCCGATGGTCAACAGGGCGACGGCTCGCCACAGCGTGCCCCGCCGTCCGGTCCGGCCTTCGTTCAATTCTTCCTCCGCCTGAGGAGTTCACCCACCGTCAACAGCACGATCTTCAGATCCAGCCACAGCGACCAGTTCGCGATGTAGTAGTTGTCGTACCGGGCGCGGTCGGCGATCGAGGTGTCGCCGCGCAAACCCTGTGCCTGCGCGAAACCCGTCAACCCCGCCGGGACCCGGTGCCGCGCCCAGTAGAGGTCGTGGATCGCCGAGAACTCCCTGACGAACCCCGGCCGTTCCGGGCGTGGCCCCACTATGGACATGTCGCCGCGGAGGATGTTCCACAGCTGCGGCAGTTCGTCCAGCGAAGTGCGCCGGAGGAAACCCCCGACCGGCCCCACCCGGCTGTCACCGGCGACCGACCACCGCGTCTGCGAGTCATCCTCACCGCCCGGCCGGACGGTCCGCAACTTGAACAGCACGAACGTGCGCCCGCCCAGGCCGACGCGGGTCTGGCGGAAGAACGCCGGGCGCCCGCTTTCCAGCAGCACCAGCACCGCGCAGCAGGCGATCACCGGGGCCAGCGCCACCAGTGCCGCGGTGGCCAGCACGATGTCGACCAGGCGCTTGAGCCACCAGCTCGGCCGCACGGTCGGCGCGGTGCCCAGGCGCATCAGCGGGAAGGTGCGCAGGCGCTCGACATCGCGCCCGTCCTGATACAGCTCGAACATCCGCGGCACCACCAGGGTGGTGCAGCCCTGCTGGTGCGCGGCGATCGCGACGTCGACGATGGGCGGGTCCTGGGCGTGGGAGAAGGCGATGACCACCGTGCCCACCCGCAGCCGGGTGATCACCTCCGGCAGGTCGCCCTCGATCAGCCCGACCGGCAGCAGTTCGCGGTCGATGGCCGGGTCGTCGTCGACGATCCCGATCGGTTTCAGGCCGAACTCGGGGTGCGCCTGCATGGTCCGGACCAGTTCGGCGCCGACCTTCCCGCCGCCCACCACGATCGACCGGTCACCGCGGCCGAAGCGGCGGCGGCCCCAGCGGCCGATCGCCAGCACGCACAGGCGCGCGGGTTCGCTGAGCACGGCGAACAACAGCACCATCCACTGCGCGGCGACCGGCCCGCCGTCTTCGCGGCCGGTGCCCAGCGCCAGCACCGTGACCAGGCCCAGGGTGACGGCCGTGGTGCCGGCCGAGCGGGGCACGTCGTGCAGCCACGACAACCACAACCGCTTGCGGTACAGGCCACCGCAGGCGCGGATGCCCAGCAGCAGCCCCGCGGTGAGCAGCCCCCACCGCGGTGACGGCGTGACCACCCCGGCGGCCACCACCACCGCCACGACATCGACCACCGCCAGCAGCACCGCGACGGCGTTGACGCGTTCGGTGGCGAGCTGCCACCACGACAGCTCACGGCGGTTCCCGCGCGGGCGCGGCAACCGCGGCCCGGCCGCCAGCAGCGGCGGGCGGACCGGGCTGAGCCGGGTCACCGGGCACCTCCCGGGGAGTTCCCGGTGGCGGCCCCGCGCCGCGGTTCCACAGGCGCCACCGCTTCGACGCGGTACCAGGCGAACGGCATTCCGGCAGATCCTTTCGATGGTCATTCAAGGACGAACAAAGCCGCGAGTCGGAAAATGATGTGCGAAGCTTACTCGGGTGGCTGGTTGCACATCCTGCCGGAAAAGCAAAGGGCTTGTGGATGGTAATTCACTCGTACTGATGTACGTCAATTTCCGGAATTGCTGGTGAACGACTTCTGCCGTCCACTTTCCGGTGGTGGCGATCAAGAAAAGGCGTGGGACCGCCGAAGGAAAGTCTACGTGGCCGGTGCCCTGCAAGCCACCGGTGAGAAATCCGAGGAGTGAAGTCGAGCGTGCGCACGCAATGGCAGAAAGTGGCACTACCGGGCGGCCGGGCCGGGACGGAGGTCCGCGGTACCGCGCACGTGGTGCTGCCCGCGTACAACGAAGCGGCTTCCCTGCCCGCGCTGCTGCGGCGGCTGGCCTCGGTCACCGACACCGGTGAGCTGGTCGTCTGGGTGGTGGACGACGGTTCCTCGGACGACACCGCCGAGGTCGCCCTCGCCGGCGTGCCCGGTCTCGACGTCCGGCTGGTGCGCCACCAGATCAACCTCGGCCTCGGCCAGGCCGTCCACTCCGGACTGCGCGCGGTGCTCGAAGACGCCAGGCGCGACGACTTCGTGGTGGTGATGGACGCCGACGACACCCACGACCCGGCACTGGTCCCGGTGCTGCGCTCGGCGTTGTCCGCCGGAGCCGACCTGGCCATCTGCTCGCGGTTCGCCGAGGGTGGCGACGACACCACCGCGCCGAACTACCGGCGCGCGCTCTCCCGTGGCGCGGCGGTGCTGTTCCGGCACGTCGTCGGGGTCGACGGGGTGCGTGACTTCACCAGCGGGTTCCGGGCCTACCGCGTCAGCCTGCTCGACCGCGCCAGCAAGCACTGGGGCGAGCGGCTGATCGAGGAACGCGGGTTCGCCTGCATGGTGGAACTGCTCATCAAACTGCGGTACTGCCGCCCGGTGATCAGCGAAGTCCCGCTGCGCCTGCGCTACGACCGCAAGCAGGGCGCCAGCAAGCTCAAGATCGGCCGCACGGTGCTGCAGTACCTGCGCCTGATGGCCCGCGACCGGCTCGCCCCGCCCCCGTACCGCACCCTCTGACGACGCTGAAGACCCTGAGGACTTGATGCACAACTCGAAACGCGACGTCGTGGTGATCGGCGGCGGCATCACCGGGCTGGCCGCCGCCCACCGGCTCACCGAGGCGGGCGCCTCGGTGACCCTGCTCGAAAGCAGCGACCAGCTCGGTGGCCTCGGCACCTTCTTCCCGATGGGCGAGCGGTGGGTGGAACGCTTCTACCACTGCATCATGCCTTCCGACGACCACCTGCTCGGCCTGCTGGACCGGCTCGGCCTGCGTGACGAGGTGGACTGGCGCCGCACCAGCATGGGCATGGTCTTCGGCGAGGACCGCTACCCGTTCAACTCGGCGCTGGACCTGCTGCGGTTCAGCCCGCTGACGCTGCTCCAGCGCCTGCGGTTCGGCGTGGTTTCCCTGCTGCTGCGCCACCTCGGCCGCCACCGCGACCTCGACCGTACGCGCACCGAGGACTGGCTGCGCGATCTGTACGGCGACGTCATCTGGGAAAAGCTGTTCGTGCCGATGTTCGGGTCGAAGTTCGGCGCCGCCTTCGCCGACGTGCCCGCGTTGTACCTCTGGCAGCGGCTCGGCCGCGAGAGCAACGTCGCCACCCGCGGCTATCCGGCGGGCGGGTACAAGTCGATCATCGACGCGCTGCACGCGTCCATCGAGGC from the Amycolatopsis magusensis genome contains:
- a CDS encoding sugar transferase; the protein is MTRLSPVRPPLLAAGPRLPRPRGNRRELSWWQLATERVNAVAVLLAVVDVVAVVVAAGVVTPSPRWGLLTAGLLLGIRACGGLYRKRLWLSWLHDVPRSAGTTAVTLGLVTVLALGTGREDGGPVAAQWMVLLFAVLSEPARLCVLAIGRWGRRRFGRGDRSIVVGGGKVGAELVRTMQAHPEFGLKPIGIVDDDPAIDRELLPVGLIEGDLPEVITRLRVGTVVIAFSHAQDPPIVDVAIAAHQQGCTTLVVPRMFELYQDGRDVERLRTFPLMRLGTAPTVRPSWWLKRLVDIVLATAALVALAPVIACCAVLVLLESGRPAFFRQTRVGLGGRTFVLFKLRTVRPGGEDDSQTRWSVAGDSRVGPVGGFLRRTSLDELPQLWNILRGDMSIVGPRPERPGFVREFSAIHDLYWARHRVPAGLTGFAQAQGLRGDTSIADRARYDNYYIANWSLWLDLKIVLLTVGELLRRRKN
- a CDS encoding glycosyltransferase translates to MRTQWQKVALPGGRAGTEVRGTAHVVLPAYNEAASLPALLRRLASVTDTGELVVWVVDDGSSDDTAEVALAGVPGLDVRLVRHQINLGLGQAVHSGLRAVLEDARRDDFVVVMDADDTHDPALVPVLRSALSAGADLAICSRFAEGGDDTTAPNYRRALSRGAAVLFRHVVGVDGVRDFTSGFRAYRVSLLDRASKHWGERLIEERGFACMVELLIKLRYCRPVISEVPLRLRYDRKQGASKLKIGRTVLQYLRLMARDRLAPPPYRTL